From a single Nymphaea colorata isolate Beijing-Zhang1983 chromosome 4, ASM883128v2, whole genome shotgun sequence genomic region:
- the LOC116253548 gene encoding probable disease resistance protein At5g66910, with amino-acid sequence MAEIFAGAIAGVAVQELWNIIQRVAGQRSMFEEQYKELQSALERLSPVLDQLSANREVEALRCEMTKGGEIISKCAHVSCWNVRKQFDYTRRLEELAKAIQESARTATVKTLSSRMGEINSKLDKLLGGDEVTGIRSGGSVAALPPLPGKVFGIENPLNELKEILKMHQVVGVCGMVGSRESRPPW; translated from the coding sequence ATGGCGGAAATTTTTGCTGGTGCAATTGCTGGCGTTGCAGTACAAGAGTTGTGGAATATAATCCAACGAGTGGCTGGGCAACGTAGCATGTTTGAAGAGCAGTACAAGGAGCTTCAGAGCGCGTTGGAAAGGTTAAGTCCAGTACTGGACCAACTTTCGGCCAATCGGGAGGTGGAGGCTCTGCGCTGCGAGATGACAAAAGGCGGAGAGATCATAAGCAAGTGTGCCCACGTTTCCTGCTGGAACGTCCGCAAGCAATTCGACTACACCCGGCGGCTAGAAGAGCTAGCAAAAGCCATCCAGGAAAGCGCACGGACTGCGACTGTAAAGACACTGAGCTCGAGGATGGGGGAAATAAATTCCAAGTTGGATAAGTTGCTGGGAGGAGACGAGGTGACTGGAATTAGGTCAGGAGGTTCTGTTGCTGCTCTGCCTCCTCTCCCTGGTAAGGTCTTTGGGATAGAGAATCCTCTGAATGAGCTGAAAGAGATATTGAAGATGCATCAGGTGGTTGGCGTTTGTGGGATGGTGGGTTCAAGAGAATCAAGACCACCTTGGTGA
- the LOC116252088 gene encoding uncharacterized protein LOC116252088, whose amino-acid sequence MATEQAQSPASTSTSCRRKKSENATFLSDLRDHIDEFVHASMDEHKTCFQKTIQKMFRLSKAVSGNNSEPSGVESVLPLQTTVSK is encoded by the exons ATGGCAACGGAACAAGCTCAGTCACCTGCCAGCACTTCCACTTCTTGTAGGAGGAAGAAGTCAGAGAATGCCACTTTTCTATCGGATCTAAGGGACCATATAGATGAATTCGTTCATGCTTCTATGGATGAGCACAAGACATGTTTCCAGAAGACAATTCAAAAG ATGTTTCGATTGTCCAAAGCTGTATCAGGGAATAATTCTGAACCCAGTGGAGTTGAAAGTGTGCTGCCTCTCCAGACCACTGTGTCAAAATAA